Proteins from a single region of Streptomyces glaucescens:
- a CDS encoding aminotransferase class I/II-fold pyridoxal phosphate-dependent enzyme has translation MLGEYPISGRRAAEISASVEEAVAGGRLEPGELLPPMRELAARLGVNPNTVAAAYRILRERGVIETDGRRGSRVRARPATTGREYIRVEVPEGVRDVAAGNPDPALLPPLAAAFAAAAGQGDRQPVLYGEAAVEPELDRITRADLDADGVPDGPVAVTSGSLDAIERVLAAHLKPGDAVAVEDPGWGGLLDLVPALGLRTVPVGVDDDGPLPDGVRAALAAGARALVVTDRAQNPTGAAVTATRARALRSVLREHPETLLVEDDHGHRIVDLPLHPLAGTTRHWALVRSAAKAYGPDLRLAVLTGDPVTVDRVRGRQQLGPGWVSRIVQRAVVRLWTDGAVDARAVAAAYGRRRDALVAALADRGVTAHGRSGMNVWILVPDETGAVARLLHAGWAVAPGARFRISAPPGIRVTVSALTEAETEPLADAIAAAVRPAAARGHV, from the coding sequence GTGCTAGGAGAATATCCGATCAGTGGGCGGCGTGCGGCGGAGATTTCGGCGAGCGTGGAGGAGGCGGTGGCGGGCGGTCGCCTCGAACCGGGCGAACTGCTCCCGCCCATGCGGGAGTTGGCTGCCCGGCTCGGCGTGAACCCGAACACGGTCGCGGCCGCGTACCGCATCCTGCGCGAGCGTGGGGTCATCGAGACCGACGGCCGCCGGGGCAGCCGGGTGCGCGCCAGGCCCGCCACCACCGGACGCGAGTACATCCGGGTGGAGGTGCCGGAGGGGGTGCGCGACGTCGCCGCGGGCAATCCCGATCCGGCCCTGCTGCCCCCGCTGGCGGCGGCCTTCGCGGCGGCGGCCGGACAGGGCGACCGGCAGCCGGTGCTGTACGGCGAGGCGGCGGTCGAACCCGAGCTGGACCGGATCACCCGCGCCGACCTCGACGCGGACGGAGTGCCGGACGGGCCCGTCGCGGTCACCTCCGGCTCGCTCGACGCGATCGAACGGGTCCTCGCCGCCCACCTCAAGCCCGGAGACGCGGTCGCCGTCGAGGACCCCGGCTGGGGCGGCCTGCTCGACCTCGTCCCGGCGCTCGGCCTGCGGACGGTCCCCGTCGGGGTCGACGACGACGGGCCGCTCCCCGACGGCGTCCGCGCCGCCCTCGCCGCCGGGGCCCGCGCCCTGGTCGTCACCGACCGGGCGCAGAACCCCACCGGCGCCGCGGTGACCGCCACGCGCGCGCGTGCCCTGCGGTCCGTGCTCCGGGAGCACCCCGAGACGCTGCTCGTCGAGGACGACCACGGGCACCGGATCGTCGACCTGCCCCTGCACCCCCTGGCCGGGACCACCCGCCACTGGGCCCTGGTGCGTTCGGCCGCCAAGGCCTACGGCCCCGACCTGCGGCTCGCCGTGCTCACCGGCGACCCGGTGACCGTGGACCGGGTGCGCGGCCGGCAGCAGCTCGGACCCGGCTGGGTCAGCCGGATCGTCCAGCGCGCCGTGGTCCGGCTGTGGACGGACGGGGCGGTGGACGCGCGGGCCGTCGCGGCGGCCTACGGGCGGCGCCGGGACGCGCTCGTCGCGGCGCTGGCCGACCGAGGTGTCACCGCGCACGGGCGCAGCGGGATGAACGTGTGGATCCTGGTGCCCGACGAGACCGGAGCCGTCGCCCGGCTGCTGCACGCGGGCTGGGCCGTCGCCCCCGGCGCCCGCTTCCGGATCAGCGCGCCGCCCGGCATCCGGGTCACCGTCTCCGCGCTGACCGAGGCGGAGACGGAACCGCTGGCGGACGCGATCGCGGCGGCGGTGCGGCCGGCGGCGGCACGCGGTCACGTGTGA
- a CDS encoding pyridoxamine 5'-phosphate oxidase family protein, whose amino-acid sequence MQGTDPTSSQPAAYAPTDRTVPTRSADRASYDRELVHAILDEGYVCHLGFVRDGAPVVLPTLYGRVGERLYVHGSTGSRPLRMTGKAGPGLPVCLTVTHVDALVLARSAFHHSVNYRSVVVHGLAHDVTDPEEKRIALDALVDHVVPGRSADSRPADKKELAATAVIRLDLDEVSAKLRTGGVNDEPEDLALPHWAGLVPLRKGYGTPVPDAGLAPGTRVPDYLTAL is encoded by the coding sequence ATGCAGGGGACCGATCCGACCTCGTCGCAGCCAGCCGCCTACGCCCCGACCGACCGCACCGTCCCCACGCGCTCCGCGGACCGCGCCTCGTACGACAGGGAACTGGTGCACGCGATACTCGACGAGGGATACGTCTGCCACCTCGGCTTCGTCCGGGACGGCGCCCCCGTCGTGCTGCCGACGCTCTACGGCCGGGTGGGCGAGCGGCTCTACGTGCACGGCTCGACGGGTTCCCGCCCGCTGCGGATGACCGGCAAGGCCGGCCCGGGCCTGCCCGTCTGCCTCACGGTCACCCACGTCGACGCGCTCGTCCTGGCCCGCTCGGCCTTCCACCACTCCGTCAACTACCGCTCGGTGGTGGTGCACGGACTGGCCCACGACGTCACCGACCCCGAAGAGAAGCGCATCGCCCTGGACGCGCTGGTGGACCACGTCGTGCCCGGCCGCTCCGCCGACTCCCGCCCCGCCGACAAGAAGGAACTCGCCGCCACCGCCGTCATCCGGCTCGACCTGGACGAGGTCTCCGCCAAGCTGCGCACCGGCGGGGTGAATGACGAACCCGAGGACCTGGCCCTCCCGCACTGGGCCGGCCTCGTCCCCCTGCGCAAGGGCTACGGCACCCCCGTCCCCGACGCCGGCCTGGCCCCCGGCACCCGGGTCCCGGACTACCTCACGGCGCTCTGA
- a CDS encoding EamA family transporter, which produces MPVHTSETIKGSRGKGFGLGLALASAVAFGGSGVAAKPLIEAGLDPLHVVWLRVAGAALVMSPLAVRHRALLRRRPALLAGFGLLAVAGVQACYFAAISRIPVGVALLVEYLAPALVLGWVRFVQRRPVTRAAALGVVLAVGGLACVVEVWSGLGFDALGLLLALGAACCQVGYFVLSDQGSDSGDGAPDPLGVIAYGLLVGAAVLTAVARPWNMDWSVLTGTARMDGTPVAAWLLLGWIVLVATVVAYVTGVLAVRRLSPQVAGVVACLEAVIATVLAWVLLGEHLSLPQIAGGAVVLVGAFIAQSSAPAGNGSEPVAGGGAERELSARGTTA; this is translated from the coding sequence GTGCCGGTGCATACGTCGGAAACCATCAAGGGCAGCCGCGGGAAGGGCTTCGGGCTCGGTCTCGCGCTCGCGTCGGCCGTCGCGTTCGGCGGTTCGGGGGTCGCGGCCAAACCGCTGATCGAAGCCGGGCTCGACCCGCTGCACGTGGTGTGGCTGCGGGTCGCCGGGGCCGCCCTGGTGATGTCGCCGCTCGCCGTGCGGCACCGCGCGCTGCTGCGCCGCCGTCCCGCGCTGCTCGCCGGGTTCGGGCTGCTCGCCGTCGCCGGTGTGCAGGCCTGCTACTTCGCCGCGATCTCCCGCATCCCCGTCGGCGTGGCGCTGCTCGTCGAGTACCTGGCGCCCGCGCTCGTGCTCGGCTGGGTGCGGTTCGTGCAGCGGAGGCCGGTGACCCGGGCCGCCGCGCTCGGAGTGGTCCTCGCGGTGGGCGGGCTCGCCTGTGTCGTGGAGGTGTGGTCGGGGCTCGGCTTCGACGCGCTCGGCCTGCTGCTCGCGCTCGGCGCCGCCTGCTGCCAGGTCGGCTACTTCGTCCTCTCCGACCAGGGCAGCGACTCCGGTGACGGCGCCCCCGACCCGCTCGGCGTGATCGCGTACGGCCTGCTGGTCGGCGCCGCCGTGCTGACCGCCGTGGCCCGGCCCTGGAACATGGACTGGTCGGTGCTCACCGGCACCGCGCGCATGGACGGCACCCCGGTCGCGGCCTGGCTGCTGCTCGGCTGGATCGTTCTCGTCGCCACGGTCGTGGCGTACGTCACCGGCGTGCTCGCCGTACGCCGGCTCTCGCCGCAGGTCGCCGGCGTCGTGGCCTGCCTGGAAGCGGTGATCGCCACCGTGCTGGCCTGGGTGCTGCTCGGCGAGCACCTGTCGCTGCCGCAGATCGCGGGCGGCGCCGTGGTGCTGGTCGGCGCGTTCATCGCGCAGTCCTCGGCGCCCGCGGGAAACGGCTCCGAGCCGGTCGCGGGCGGTGGCGCGGAGCGGGAGCTGTCCGCGCGCGGCACGACCGCCTGA
- a CDS encoding Clp protease N-terminal domain-containing protein — protein MYPPIPRPPVRDRAARRVDDDAEPCTGPAPVLAAARRRAVRDGDRQIDTAHLLHSLLEHDPEVRAVLDGGPRLARLLGYLVQRSIGYGLRWQGSVEDSGAPAVSAAEGCSPVAAAALSYARARAGRRGEARARGTDLLAGIVAAAESRAVEVLGRAGIDVAGLRARIDGPEAGARPRQEPPRHARRPPSSHPSGGYAAGSGTGR, from the coding sequence GTGTACCCTCCCATCCCCCGGCCGCCGGTCCGCGACCGCGCCGCCCGTCGCGTGGACGACGATGCCGAGCCCTGCACCGGGCCGGCACCGGTGCTCGCCGCCGCCCGCCGCCGGGCCGTGCGGGACGGGGACCGGCAGATCGACACCGCCCACCTGCTCCACTCGCTGCTGGAGCACGACCCCGAGGTCCGGGCGGTCCTCGACGGCGGACCGCGGCTCGCCCGACTGCTCGGGTACCTGGTGCAGCGCAGCATCGGCTACGGCCTGCGCTGGCAGGGCAGCGTCGAGGACTCCGGCGCCCCCGCGGTGTCCGCGGCCGAGGGCTGTTCACCGGTGGCCGCGGCCGCGCTGTCGTACGCCCGTGCGCGGGCCGGGCGGCGCGGGGAGGCCCGGGCGCGCGGGACGGATCTGCTCGCCGGGATCGTCGCGGCCGCCGAGTCGCGGGCGGTCGAGGTGCTGGGCCGGGCCGGGATCGACGTGGCCGGGCTGCGCGCGCGGATCGACGGTCCGGAGGCCGGCGCCCGGCCGCGGCAGGAGCCCCCACGGCACGCGCGTCGCCCGCCGTCCTCGCACCCTTCGGGCGGCTACGCCGCGGGGAGCGGGACGGGGCGCTGA
- a CDS encoding PadR family transcriptional regulator → MRSHGFERGHGGSGRPGRGQSGGAGGGFEGRRAAFGPFGPGGPGFGGHGFGGGPWGPRGRGGPRGRARRGDVRASILALLRDRPMHGYEMIQEIAERSGGAWKPSPGSVYPTLQLLEDEGLISSESEGGKKLFALTEAGRTAAGEGPDAPWEEASRGVDWEALNDIRQAGFGLMEAFGQVWKTGTAEQREKALGVINDARKKLYLILADED, encoded by the coding sequence ATGCGTTCCCACGGATTCGAGCGTGGACACGGTGGTTCCGGCCGGCCCGGCCGGGGTCAGTCCGGTGGCGCCGGCGGGGGCTTCGAAGGCCGGCGCGCCGCCTTCGGTCCCTTCGGGCCGGGCGGCCCCGGCTTCGGCGGGCACGGTTTCGGCGGCGGGCCCTGGGGCCCGCGCGGGCGCGGCGGACCGCGCGGCAGGGCACGGCGGGGCGATGTGCGGGCCTCGATCCTGGCCCTGCTGAGGGACCGGCCGATGCACGGCTACGAGATGATCCAGGAGATCGCCGAGCGCAGCGGCGGGGCCTGGAAGCCCAGCCCCGGCTCGGTCTACCCCACCCTCCAGCTGCTGGAGGACGAGGGGCTGATCTCCAGCGAGAGCGAGGGCGGCAAGAAGCTCTTCGCGCTCACCGAGGCGGGCCGCACGGCGGCCGGGGAAGGCCCGGACGCCCCCTGGGAGGAGGCCTCGCGCGGGGTCGACTGGGAGGCGCTGAACGACATCCGCCAGGCCGGGTTCGGCCTGATGGAGGCCTTCGGCCAGGTCTGGAAGACCGGCACCGCCGAACAGCGCGAGAAGGCGCTCGGGGTCATCAACGACGCCCGCAAGAAGCTGTATCTGATCCTCGCCGACGAGGACTGA
- a CDS encoding PhzF family phenazine biosynthesis protein: MRIRIVDAFTDRPFAGNPAGVLLLDAFPDDTWLQNVAMEVNHAETAFAHRLPGGGEADWALRWFTPVAEVDMCGHATLATAHVLRSTGAHEGPVRFATRSGVLIATPREDGSITLDFPTAPLTRVDVPHGVAGALGAVPSTVYDTGPHVGDLLLELADEKTVHALAPDHKALAAFSRRGIIATARAEDPARGYDFVSRCFFPNVGIDEDPVTGSAHTALAPFWSERLGRTALTGLQASPRSGRVQVELRGDRTLLSGNAVTVIEGELRA; this comes from the coding sequence ATGCGGATTCGAATCGTCGACGCCTTCACCGACCGGCCCTTCGCCGGCAACCCGGCCGGGGTCCTGCTCCTCGACGCCTTCCCGGACGACACCTGGCTCCAGAACGTGGCCATGGAGGTCAACCACGCCGAGACCGCCTTCGCCCACCGGCTGCCCGGGGGCGGCGAGGCCGACTGGGCGCTGCGCTGGTTCACCCCCGTCGCCGAGGTCGACATGTGCGGCCACGCCACCCTCGCCACCGCCCACGTCCTGCGCAGCACCGGCGCCCACGAGGGCCCCGTGCGGTTCGCCACCCGCAGCGGCGTCCTCATCGCAACGCCCCGGGAGGACGGTTCGATCACCCTGGACTTCCCCACCGCCCCGCTCACCCGCGTCGACGTCCCGCACGGGGTCGCGGGCGCCCTGGGCGCGGTGCCGAGCACGGTCTACGACACCGGCCCCCACGTCGGCGACCTGCTGCTGGAACTCGCCGACGAGAAGACGGTCCACGCTCTGGCACCGGACCACAAGGCGCTCGCCGCGTTCTCCCGGCGCGGCATCATCGCCACCGCCCGCGCCGAGGACCCGGCCCGCGGGTACGACTTCGTCTCGCGCTGCTTCTTCCCGAACGTCGGCATCGACGAGGACCCGGTGACCGGCAGCGCCCACACCGCGCTCGCGCCGTTCTGGTCCGAGCGCCTCGGCCGCACCGCCCTCACCGGCCTCCAGGCCTCCCCGCGCTCCGGACGCGTCCAGGTCGAACTGCGCGGCGACCGCACGCTGCTGAGCGGCAACGCGGTGACGGTGATCGAGGGGGAACTGCGCGCGTGA
- a CDS encoding CPBP family intramembrane glutamic endopeptidase, which yields MRGEAGAVAGSSSEERPGRRVLRDETVLVLALSLGASGVSALISFVGSVTRPGGLKDQAATLNASAAPGRPWLDLAWQLFGITTALVPVALVAHFLMRERQSLRTLGFDRSRPWPDLGRGAALAAVIGSTGIAFYLAARGLGFNLTVVPEALPDVWWKFPVLILSALQNAVVEEVIVVGYLLRRLGQLGWSPGSALMASSVLRGSYHLYQGIGGFIGNLVMGVVFVHLYRRWGRVGPLVVAHSLLDIGAFVGYALLAGKVGWLPTA from the coding sequence GTGCGCGGCGAGGCGGGTGCGGTGGCTGGGTCCTCGTCGGAGGAGCGGCCCGGACGGCGGGTGCTGCGGGACGAGACGGTGCTGGTGCTGGCGCTCTCGCTGGGTGCCAGCGGCGTCTCGGCTCTGATCAGCTTCGTCGGCTCGGTCACCAGGCCGGGCGGGCTGAAGGACCAGGCCGCCACGCTGAACGCCTCGGCGGCGCCGGGCCGCCCCTGGCTCGACCTGGCCTGGCAGCTCTTCGGGATCACGACGGCGCTGGTGCCGGTCGCTCTCGTCGCCCACTTCCTGATGCGTGAGCGGCAGAGCCTGCGCACCCTCGGCTTCGACCGTTCCCGGCCCTGGCCCGACCTGGGTCGCGGGGCCGCCCTCGCCGCGGTGATCGGCAGCACCGGCATCGCCTTCTACCTCGCCGCCCGCGGCCTCGGCTTCAACCTCACCGTGGTGCCCGAGGCGCTGCCCGACGTGTGGTGGAAGTTCCCCGTGCTGATCCTCTCGGCGCTGCAGAACGCCGTGGTGGAGGAGGTCATCGTCGTCGGCTACCTGCTGCGCCGGCTCGGCCAGCTCGGCTGGTCGCCCGGCAGCGCGTTGATGGCCAGTTCGGTGCTGCGCGGCTCGTACCACCTCTATCAGGGGATCGGCGGCTTCATCGGCAACCTGGTGATGGGCGTGGTCTTCGTCCACCTCTACCGCCGCTGGGGACGGGTGGGGCCGCTCGTGGTGGCGCACTCGCTGCTCGACATCGGGGCGTTCGTGGGCTACGCGCTGCTGGCGGGCAAGGTCGGCTGGCTGCCGACCGCGTGA
- a CDS encoding glutamate--cysteine ligase — translation MGEKVVAGAFDLSDRQRYRDKLQKCLKGLERLLEEKRFDRPKNLMGLEIELNLAGADGMPRMLNGQVLERIASRDFQTELAMFNLEVNITPHPLGGRVFDRLAEELRTSLAYAHRKAEEVDAGIVMIGILPTLERDDLVSSNLSDVDRYTLLNDQIVAARGEDFTLDIEGVEHLVCTARSITPEAACTSVQLHLQVTPGRFADVWNAAQAASAAQIAVGANSPFLFGRELWRESRPPLFQQSTDTRPPELQAQGVRPRTWFGERWISSAYDLFEENLRYFPALLPICDDEDPLAALDAGEVPRLGELVLHNGTVYRWNRPVYDVADGVPHLRVENRVLPAGPTVTDVVANAVFYYGLVRALAEEPRPVWTRMPFETASANFDAACRYGIDARLVWPRRGRHGGLAETDAVTLVRDELLPLAEAGLDAWGVEAADRDFYLGVIDERCRRRVNGASWQVETFHRALEAGLSRDAALAATTRRYAELMRTDEPVHLWPVGVPEKVGTA, via the coding sequence ATGGGGGAGAAGGTCGTGGCAGGCGCGTTCGACCTGTCCGATCGGCAGCGCTACCGCGACAAGCTCCAGAAGTGCCTGAAGGGCCTGGAGCGACTCCTGGAGGAGAAGCGGTTCGACCGGCCGAAGAATCTCATGGGCCTGGAGATCGAGCTGAATCTCGCGGGCGCCGACGGCATGCCGAGAATGCTGAACGGTCAAGTTCTCGAAAGGATCGCCAGTCGTGATTTCCAGACAGAACTCGCCATGTTCAACCTGGAGGTCAACATAACCCCGCACCCGCTGGGCGGGCGGGTATTCGACCGACTTGCCGAAGAACTCCGCACCTCGCTGGCATATGCTCACCGGAAGGCCGAAGAGGTCGACGCGGGAATCGTGATGATCGGTATTCTGCCGACGCTGGAGCGTGACGACCTGGTCTCCTCCAACCTCTCCGACGTCGACCGTTACACGCTGCTCAACGATCAGATCGTGGCCGCGCGCGGTGAGGACTTCACCCTCGACATCGAAGGTGTGGAGCACCTCGTCTGCACCGCCCGGTCCATCACGCCCGAGGCCGCCTGCACCTCCGTGCAGTTGCACCTCCAGGTCACGCCGGGCCGGTTCGCCGACGTGTGGAACGCGGCGCAGGCGGCGTCGGCCGCGCAGATCGCCGTAGGGGCGAACTCGCCCTTCCTGTTCGGCCGCGAACTGTGGCGCGAGTCCAGGCCGCCGCTGTTCCAGCAGTCCACGGACACCCGGCCGCCCGAGCTCCAGGCGCAGGGCGTGCGCCCGCGGACCTGGTTCGGGGAGCGGTGGATCTCCTCGGCGTACGACCTGTTCGAGGAGAACCTGCGGTACTTCCCGGCCCTGCTGCCGATCTGTGACGACGAGGACCCGCTGGCCGCCCTCGACGCGGGCGAGGTGCCCAGGCTCGGCGAGCTGGTGCTGCACAACGGCACCGTCTACCGCTGGAACCGGCCGGTGTACGACGTCGCCGACGGGGTTCCGCATCTGCGGGTGGAGAACCGGGTGCTGCCGGCCGGGCCCACGGTGACGGACGTCGTCGCCAACGCGGTCTTTTACTACGGACTGGTCCGGGCGCTGGCCGAGGAACCGCGGCCCGTGTGGACCCGGATGCCGTTCGAGACGGCGTCCGCCAACTTCGACGCGGCCTGCCGGTACGGCATCGACGCACGGCTGGTCTGGCCGCGGCGCGGCCGGCACGGCGGGCTCGCCGAGACGGACGCCGTGACCCTGGTCCGCGACGAACTGCTGCCGCTGGCCGAGGCGGGGCTCGACGCCTGGGGCGTGGAGGCGGCGGACCGGGACTTCTACCTCGGGGTCATCGACGAGCGCTGCCGGCGACGGGTGAACGGGGCGTCCTGGCAGGTCGAGACGTTCCACCGGGCGCTGGAGGCCGGGCTGTCCAGGGACGCGGCGCTGGCCGCGACGACGCGGCGGTACGCGGAGCTGATGCGCACGGACGAGCCGGTGCACCTGTGGCCGGTGGGGGTTCCGGAGAAGGTGGGGACGGCGTGA
- a CDS encoding DUF5999 family protein gives MCQHQPPCPTADSADRESARLVAHHPEQGWSLLCNGVVLFEDTGELLPDGQIIAPHRPLDTRHVMTAA, from the coding sequence ATGTGCCAGCACCAGCCACCGTGCCCGACCGCCGACTCCGCCGACCGGGAATCCGCCCGTCTCGTGGCGCACCACCCGGAACAGGGATGGAGCCTGCTGTGCAACGGCGTCGTGCTCTTCGAGGACACCGGTGAGCTCCTGCCGGACGGCCAGATCATCGCCCCGCACCGTCCGCTGGACACCCGCCACGTGATGACGGCCGCCTGA
- a CDS encoding glycoside hydrolase family 43 protein — MRTYDNPVLPGFHPDPSVCRVGEDYYLVCSSFEYFPGIPLFHSRDLVHWRRIGNVLDRAEQLPLPHGVPASGGIYAPTIRHHDGRFHVITTNVGGGGNFLVTSDRPEGPWSDPVWIDLPGIDPDLAWDDDGTCWVAVAGVGLARVDPATGKVLDGPVPVWSGSGKRDPEGPHLYRVGDWWYLLVAEGGTARGHSVSVARARSPLGPYEPAPQNPVLTHSGSREPVQCTGHADLVEAADGTWWMVLLGTRPRGFFPEYHVLGRETFLAPVEWADGWPRVGPVRERHPAPAACHPQPADPARDDFDGPVLAPHWISPHGRPAGSWSLSERPGRLTLTATGDSLDRPGHTFVGRRQQHHDCRASVRLDPAEGRAGLSVRMDEAHHYDIEVAEGTVSVIARIGPVRRRVAERPLPAGPVVLAVDIRTTGVRPPTTVRPGEETPGLRAGGPDTLAFSAEGPEGPVRLAELDGRYLSTEVAGGFTGRVIGMYVTEGRASFDWFEYVPRT; from the coding sequence ATGCGGACCTACGACAATCCCGTCCTCCCCGGCTTCCACCCCGACCCCAGTGTGTGCCGGGTCGGCGAGGACTACTACCTGGTCTGTTCCAGCTTCGAGTATTTCCCCGGCATACCGCTCTTCCACAGCCGCGACCTCGTGCACTGGCGCCGGATCGGCAACGTGCTCGACCGGGCCGAACAGCTCCCCCTGCCGCACGGGGTCCCGGCGTCGGGCGGGATCTACGCCCCCACGATCCGCCACCACGACGGGCGGTTCCACGTGATCACCACCAACGTCGGCGGCGGGGGCAACTTCCTCGTCACCAGCGACCGCCCGGAGGGCCCCTGGTCCGATCCGGTGTGGATCGACCTGCCCGGCATCGACCCCGACCTCGCCTGGGACGACGACGGCACCTGCTGGGTCGCCGTGGCCGGCGTCGGCCTCGCCCGTGTCGATCCGGCCACGGGGAAGGTGCTGGACGGACCGGTGCCCGTGTGGTCCGGGTCGGGGAAGCGGGACCCGGAGGGCCCGCACCTGTACCGGGTGGGCGACTGGTGGTACCTGCTGGTGGCCGAGGGCGGCACCGCGCGGGGCCACTCCGTCTCCGTCGCCCGTGCCCGCAGCCCGCTCGGGCCGTACGAGCCGGCCCCGCAGAATCCGGTCCTCACCCACAGCGGCAGCCGGGAGCCGGTCCAGTGCACCGGGCACGCCGACCTGGTGGAGGCGGCGGACGGCACGTGGTGGATGGTGCTGCTGGGCACCCGGCCGCGCGGCTTCTTCCCGGAGTACCACGTCCTGGGCCGGGAGACGTTCCTGGCGCCGGTCGAGTGGGCCGACGGCTGGCCCCGGGTCGGACCGGTCCGGGAACGGCATCCGGCGCCCGCCGCCTGCCACCCCCAGCCGGCGGACCCGGCGCGGGACGACTTCGACGGCCCGGTCCTCGCCCCCCACTGGATCTCCCCGCACGGCCGCCCCGCGGGCTCCTGGTCACTGAGCGAGCGCCCGGGCCGGCTGACGCTGACCGCCACCGGCGACAGCCTGGACCGGCCCGGCCACACCTTCGTCGGCCGGCGGCAGCAGCACCACGACTGCCGGGCCTCGGTGCGGCTGGACCCGGCGGAGGGACGGGCCGGGCTGTCGGTCCGGATGGACGAGGCGCATCACTACGACATCGAGGTCGCCGAGGGGACGGTGAGTGTGATCGCCCGGATCGGGCCGGTGCGCCGGCGCGTCGCCGAGCGTCCGCTGCCCGCCGGGCCGGTGGTCCTCGCCGTCGACATCCGGACCACCGGCGTCCGCCCGCCGACGACCGTGCGGCCCGGCGAGGAGACGCCCGGGCTCAGGGCCGGCGGGCCGGACACGCTGGCGTTCTCGGCAGAGGGTCCGGAGGGCCCCGTGCGACTCGCGGAACTGGACGGCCGGTACCTGTCCACGGAGGTCGCCGGCGGGTTCACCGGCCGGGTGATCGGCATGTACGTCACCGAGGGGCGGGCGTCGTTCGACTGGTTCGAGTACGTGCCGCGCACGTGA
- a CDS encoding TOBE domain-containing protein, whose amino-acid sequence MHSYTIGQAARLLGVSPDTARRWADAGRMATHRDETGRRLIDGRDLAAFSVELARAGNAEEEAPYTSARNAFPGIVTAIKLGDVAAQVEIQAGPHRLVSLLTREAVEELGLEVGMEATARVKSTNVHIDRN is encoded by the coding sequence ATGCACTCCTACACGATCGGTCAGGCCGCACGACTGCTCGGCGTCAGCCCCGACACCGCACGCCGCTGGGCGGACGCGGGACGGATGGCGACCCACCGCGACGAGACCGGACGCCGGCTCATCGACGGCAGGGACCTGGCCGCGTTCTCGGTCGAGCTCGCCAGGGCCGGGAACGCCGAGGAGGAAGCCCCGTACACCTCCGCCCGCAACGCCTTTCCCGGCATCGTCACCGCGATCAAGCTCGGCGACGTCGCGGCCCAGGTCGAGATCCAGGCGGGCCCGCACCGGCTGGTCTCCCTGCTCACCCGGGAGGCCGTGGAGGAGCTGGGCCTCGAGGTGGGGATGGAGGCCACGGCACGGGTGAAGTCGACGAATGTCCATATCGACCGCAACTGA
- the modA gene encoding molybdate ABC transporter substrate-binding protein: MNTRTPARRILRTIGAGAAALLALSACSSSSGDTTTGTSGPPELSGTVTVFAAASLKEGFEELGARFERRHPGTEVTFNFGGSDSLAAGIVNGAPADVFAAASPRTMAVVTDRDGTAGPPVTFVRNQLQIATLPGNPHRISSLEDLTGPDLKVVLCDEEVPCGAAARKALDAAGLELEPVSYEQDVKGALTKVELKEADAAVVYRTDVRAAGDKVEGVDFPESADAVNEYPIALLEDAPHARAGKAFIALVRSAEGRKVLTGAGFLEP, translated from the coding sequence GTGAACACCCGTACCCCCGCCCGCCGGATACTGCGCACCATCGGCGCCGGCGCCGCGGCGCTGCTCGCCCTGAGCGCCTGCTCGTCCTCCTCCGGTGACACCACCACCGGCACCTCGGGGCCGCCGGAGCTCTCCGGCACGGTCACCGTCTTCGCCGCCGCCTCCCTCAAGGAGGGTTTCGAGGAACTGGGCGCGCGGTTCGAGCGCCGGCACCCGGGCACCGAGGTGACCTTCAACTTCGGCGGCAGCGACAGCCTCGCCGCGGGCATCGTCAACGGCGCCCCCGCCGATGTCTTCGCCGCCGCGAGCCCGCGGACCATGGCCGTGGTCACCGACCGGGACGGCACGGCCGGCCCACCGGTCACCTTCGTCCGCAACCAGCTCCAGATCGCCACCCTGCCGGGCAACCCGCACCGGATCTCCTCCCTCGAGGACCTCACCGGGCCGGACCTGAAGGTCGTGCTGTGCGACGAGGAGGTGCCCTGTGGCGCGGCCGCCCGCAAGGCACTCGACGCGGCCGGACTCGAGCTCGAGCCGGTGTCGTACGAACAGGACGTCAAGGGCGCCCTGACCAAGGTGGAGCTGAAGGAGGCGGACGCCGCCGTCGTGTACCGGACGGACGTGCGGGCCGCGGGTGACAAGGTGGAGGGCGTGGACTTCCCCGAGTCGGCCGACGCCGTCAACGAGTACCCGATCGCCCTGCTCGAGGACGCCCCCCACGCCCGGGCCGGAAAGGCGTTCATCGCCCTGGTCCGGTCCGCCGAGGGCCGGAAGGTGCTGACCGGCGCCGGGTTCCTCGAGCCGTGA